A genomic window from Punica granatum isolate Tunisia-2019 chromosome 2, ASM765513v2, whole genome shotgun sequence includes:
- the LOC116195021 gene encoding uncharacterized protein LOC116195021, producing the protein MEDQCCPFSWEYLYSNAEEGMEELKQALLYTTLELEKTTESAKEEITARELELSHLRNLLSKAIKERDEAISQYRSLLSEKPSKSSSQAEEEVSTEDPSSSPSSSSHTSSSSLTEEALEAMAGKEREKKKPLPEKGKLLQAVLEAGPLLQTLLLAGPLPQWQHPPPKMNSSDIPIPPWGFSPCSSKRAFGPELGEGFETPPSPKFRKVVFS; encoded by the exons ATGGAGGATCAGTGCTGCCCCTTTAGCTGGGAGTACTTGTACTCCAATGCCGAAGAG GGAATGGAGGAGTTGAAGCAAGCCCTTCTGTACACGACCCTAGAGCTTGAGAAGACAACTGAGTCAGCTAAAGAAGAGATCACAGCCCGAGAACTTGAACTCAGTCATCTCAGGAACCTCCTGAGCAAAGCCATTAAGGAAAGGGATGAAGCTATCTCTCAATACCGGTCTCTCCTCTCAGAGAAACCCTCCAAATCTTCAAGCCAAGCTGAAGAAGAAGTCTCCACAGAAgacccttcttcttctccttcttcttcctcccatacttcttcttcttcactgaCGGAAGAAGCCCTCGAGGCAATGGCTGGGAAGGAGAGGGAGAAAAAGAAGCCATTGCCTGAGAAAGGGAAGCTCTTGCAGGCAGTGCTGGAGGCCGGGCCTCTGCTTCAGACTCTGCTATTGGCCGGCCCGCTGCCTCAGTGGCAGCACCCTCCTCCCAAAATGAACTCTTCTGACATTCCAATTCCTCCATGGGGCTTCAGCCCCTGTAGCAGTAAACGGGCTTTCGGTCCAGAGCTCGGGGAAGGTTTTGAAACGCCTCCGAGCCCCAAGTTTCGGAAGGTTGTCTTCAGTTGA